Genomic segment of Hoplias malabaricus isolate fHopMal1 chromosome 14, fHopMal1.hap1, whole genome shotgun sequence:
TAAAGTCTAATCTCTGTGTATATAAGGTGTATTATGGTAAAGTCTAATCTCTGTGTATATAAGGTGTATTATGGTAAAGTCTAATCTCTGTGTATATAAGGTGTATTATGGTAAAGtctaatctgtgtgtgtatattaggTGTATTATGGTAAAATCTGATCTCTGTGTATATAAGGTGTATTATGGTAAAGTCTTATCTCTGTGTATATAAGGTGTATTATGGTAaattctgatctgtgtgtgtgtgttaggtgtaTTATGGTAAAGTCtgatctgtctgtgtgttaggTGTATTATGGTAAAGTCTGATCTCTGTGTGTATATTAGGTGTATTATGGTAAAGtttaatctgtgtgtgtctgtattatGGTAAAATCTGATCTCTGTGTGTATATTAGGTGTATTATGGTAAAGTTtaatctgtctgtgtctgtattaTGGTAAAGTCTGATCTCTGTGTGTATATTAGGTGTATTATGGTAAAgtttaatctgtgtgtgtgtgtgtattatggtAAAATCTGATCTCTGTGTGTATCAGATTCCCGTGCTGAACGTCCAGGTGAAGATAATCCCAGCCGTCTGCACTCTGCTGGGGGCCGTGTTTTCATGTACGAATTATTTCCGTGTGATTTTCTCCGGAGGGATGGGGAAGAATGGATCCACCGTCGCAGTGAGTCTGACTCCGGTTCGCTCTCCCCGGGTTATCAgactgtttgtgttttattttttaatgttgtgaTTTTATGCAGCAGGAGGTATCGGTGATCAGACCCTGACAACACAGCGATTGTATCAGAGCATAATGCTCTCTGAATAGTATTCTGATTCTGACTCAGATTTACATTCTGACTCATTCTCTCTGAGTCAgatgtggactacagtctgaaaCTGACACTGACTCTGTGTTTCTCGTTATTTCTCAGGGGACGAGTGTTCTGTCTCCAGCGTTCCACATCGGTCTGATCATCTCTGTGGCTTTGCTCATCTATCAAAGCTCATCTGATGTGTTTCAGAGTCAGCCCTGCCTCTTCGTTCTCGTCTTTGGCTTCGCCTCTGCAAAGCTGACCAACCGACTTGTGGTGAGACAAGGATCAGAGACAGAtaacacacacatcagacaGGGATCAGAAATAGATCAAACGCACATCAGacagtgttatatattttgtgtgtgtgtttgtatttgttgtttatttgtgtgtgtgtgttatatgtttggtttaattgtgtgtgtgtgtgtgtgttatatattttgggtttaattgtgtgtgtgtgtgtgtgtgtgtgttaggttgCTCATATGTCTAAGAGTGAGATGCGCTGCAGTGACTTGGCGTTTGTGGCTcctctgctgttgctgctgaaTCAGTgttacagtttctgcagtgatcGACTCGTCCTGTGGGTGGCGCTGGTGAGTACAGACCCACAGACACAATGTTAATGAAACACAGCCACCGTCTTAGCACCCACTTCAGATCTCATTACAGTGCACTGACAACACCCTTGTGTCCCATAGCAACAacctagcaacaccttagcaaccacctttTGTCACATAGCAGCACGTTAGCAATCATCTTGGATCCTGTACCAGCCTAGCAACACCTTGGCAACCACCTTGGATCCCAAaacaacaccttagcaaccactgaGCTGATCTGTGTTTaactgtttgtttttcaggtgCTGTCGGGGCTGGATCTGggctgttactgtgtgagtgtgtgtagacaAATCGCCACACACTTAAACATCTGTGTGttcagcctcaggaaaaaagtACCCCTCCCAAAAAAGGACAAccaccactaacacacacacacacacacacacacacacacacacacacacattccaaataACCAACAcgtccacacacactcactcactctccgcCCCCTGCAGGTCACTCACTCAACAAATGCCAACagcctagcaacaccttagcaaccatgTTATATACCATATCAATGGCCTAGCAACAACATAGCAACCACATTCACATCCACCACAGTCACCATAGCaatatcagacacacacacacacacacacacacacacactccgccCCTGCGGGTCACTCCCTGCAGTGACTGTAAGAGGAGTCCGACTCGCGTGCGGCAGGTGTTTGATGATTTCAGAGACGGAGGGAGTTCCTCGCCGTCGCCGCGCCGCACTCTGTGTTGATTTAAGTGAACTCTTCAGGCCAaagctgtttttattgtttgtgtttttaaccGTTCGGCAGCGGGAGATGAACCCGGAGAGAGGGACGTTACCGTAACGGCTCTCAACAAACCAAGCCCCCTTTAGTTCCAGAGTCAAACAGCTTTAATTTCTCAGTCCGGGCATTTCTGACCCAGTCCTCTACCGTCCACTAAAGCGGGTCAGTAACGTCCCCCCGAGGGAAGAACTGCTGCTCATCTGTTcgtcttctgtaaccacttcatcctcatCCAGGTGCAGCTCACAGCTAACAAATGAGTGTCAAATACCACTGTTACTTATAAAAATAATGGAACTTTTAACTGTTTTACTGAACTGTTCCTTGAAGTCGTAGGAGTTTGTGGCGAGAGCAGACCTGGACGTGTTAGTCCCGAATTAAAGCTGCACACGCTCCAGAGAAATCCTCTTAAATCTGGTGTGTCTCTAATGAAACAGTGCTGTAGCAGCGACACGTGGTTATTCACCTGTTTCTGGGTTGTTTTTCACGCGAGTTTATTCCAGTggctgaattttattttaaatcaattcaactgaaataaaacaatttaaaataagtcAGATATTCTAGAAAAATCAGATTAATCCCATAATAAACACTGAGACTCGTTAGATACGGAGACTAGGGTTCAGATGTTTTCTGAGACATGGCGCGCTGCTGCAGTGAGGGACAGAAATGGACAGTGTTCCTGAGAGAATTCAGTGTGAACGGCTATGATCTACAGCAAATAGGAAATAAAGCAGTGTTGAACAAATATGACGGATTAACCCCGCCCCCCCCGAGCCAGTGTTTACGCTCCTGAGGTCATGTGATCACCTGAGCTGATCAGTGTGCCTTTATTTCACCTCTGATTTCCTCCTGTGTCCGGTTAACGTTACTGTGCTTTGATCTTGTTTAGTTACTGAGAGTCGGATCAGTCCAGACTTCTCTAAAACGTCCTTCTGCGAACAGTTCCACCTGGGCTTTATTTATCACACGTTAAAGTTTCCTCTCTTACTGTTACAGCTGCACTGTACACGCTGCTACTCTTTCTGTCGGATCAGAACCTCCTCAGAACCCACTCCTCAGTCTGGTTTTCTTTGGTTGGGTTTCTTTAATTTTCACTGTGATCGTTTCTCAGTAgacgcccatataaggagttcctGGTCTGAGCTGAACAGATATGTTCATACATTtagccacacccacagctccttatatggacacgATTCACTGCTGTATCGGTGTAAGCGTGAACCAATAGGAACCTTCTAAACTGACTTGTTATTCTCAGTGTAACGAGCTTGAAGTAGAGTTAGGAACACGTCCGAGGTTTGTTTACGATAACGAGGTGATGCTAATCGCTATTTGTTGAAGGCTAAAGGCATTCTGGGAGCTTGAAGCCCTTTATTTTCTATCACTGTTTTAACTATGCAGGCCACGCCCCCATGTGATGTCAACGCTGACCGTTTACTGTAACTGTCCGTGATTAGCCAGCTGCCACCGTGAAGTGATAGTTCAGcaaaaaatttaattattataatttaaccTCAACTTTAGAGATGAGATGTTTTTAACGTGAATGCTTTAGCTTTAGCGCTGGAGCTGTTTCattaatgtagctaacaagtcAGCAAACCTTATTAGCATGTTGCTAACTATGTGACTAAATGTTGGGCTTGTTTGATTGGTGACCTAAAAAAAGGGACAAAATATGAACTAAAGTCACACTTAAGAGTTTGCTGCTTGTATTTATAGCTTTCTGCTAATGGCCCATGTGTGTAGATAAGTATTAGAGAGGGTTAGCACTGTGTTAAAACAGGCTAAATCCCCACTAGCCTCAGAGTTCTCTGACGAACCGTGGCCTCCACAGCGTGAGACTGTAAAGAATGTGAAAGAGACTGCAAATGTGTTAGTGTTTAGAATTAGCAAAAAGCATTTTTTCTaagttattttgttatttatgttttcTGATCAGGATGATGGACAGCCATCGTGATTTAGCTCAGCAGTTAGCACCATGCTAATAGCCAATGCTGGTTAAATATCAGTGGAATTCAGCCTCGTGGCTGCTGAGCTGCAGTGAAGGAGTAAACAAGGCATTCAAGAGCGTTTACTGTTTGTGGTGAATTGGATTTTTAGCTGGACCGTCACTTTAAAGCGTGATGTTAGCAGGATGCTAATGCTAGCGGGGTCAGGACTGAGGGCAGTGGAGCGGTCGGCCCCTCAGTGCTTCCatgagtttatttttaataaatgaactataaaagtaaagaaaaaaacacatctgAGCGCTGCTTCAACCTGAGAGTGTTTCCCTCGCGATTTCACAGAGGGGTGCGtgtttaaaggtgcaatcaattgtttttaacaacaaaaaaggACCTTCCAGTGTTTGAAAGGCATGGTTTATTATTTCTACTGTGTCCTACTTTGCTTCTACGTTGTTTTCTCTAAAGTGCAGCTCATTGTACCTCCTGGCCAGTAGGGGTCAGTGTAACAGCTGCTTTAGAACACGAGTCAGTGGAGGAagtgactgactgcacctttaagaaGGTTAATGTTGCATTGTTTAAAGTATTGTTTATTAGTTTTATCTGTGTTTAGTGCCTTCCTCAGTCCCCCAGGCGCTGAGTGTGTAACGTGTTTCTGGCTCTGCTGGTTTTACTACCATTCTGGGGTTTATTTTTTACGGAAATGCAACCTTTTCCTTTCCTGGGCCCTCCTCGCTATACTCCACTCATTcaatgtataaatgtgttatttataaGTCCACCGTTGTTGGATGCGATAAACCTCTCACACCAAAGTCCCGCAGACGCCGCTGTTCATCTGTGTTCGGTTTCGTCTGAGGATCATGTTCTGTTTGTTTCCTGTAAAgaatttaattttgtaaaatcAATAATAAACTACTCAGTGCAAATAAAGACTTATTTACGTTAACACACTTCAGtgtcttattattatttctctctctcgccctctgtttctctctctctctctcttcctttctcttcctgtttctttctctctctttctctctctctctctctctctctctcttcgtttctttctctctctctctctctctccctttctttctctctctccctgtttctctctctctctctctctttctctttctctttctccctttctctctctctctctttttctctctctctctctctctctctctctccctttctctttctccctttctctttctctttctctctctctccctttctctttctctccctttctctctctctctctctctctctctctctttctctccctgtgtctctctctctctctctctctctctctctctctctctctctcttgtttcctgtaaagaatttaattttgtaaaatcAATAATAAACTACTCAGTGCAAATAAAGACTTATTTATGTTAACACACTTCAGtgtcttattattatttctctctctctctctcttcctttctcttcctgtttctttctctttctcactctctctctctctctctctccgtttctttctctctttctctttctctctctccctgtttctctctctctctccctttctctttctctttctccctttctctctctctctctctctttttctctctctctttctctctctctctccctttctctttctctccctttctctctctctctctccctttctctctctctccctttctctccctgtttctctctctctctccatttctctctctctctctctctctaagaggctttattttaaataccgTATTATGGTTACAGATCTGCTAAAGCATGAATAGTttatattaacacacacacacactattgatACAGAGACAGTTTGTAACCACAGTGATGTTCCTCCACCCCAGAAACACAAACCAGCTCCGTTTCCAGCTGAAAGTGTACAGTCTTCGTTTATTTTAGaaacttacattttaatgatgtATTCTGAAGCATCTGGTTTAACTGACTTTATCAGGACTTCTCACACAACATTGATGGCCTTTGTTATAGCCTCTGATTATTATAAGTTCAGTTAATACATTAATACTCACTCTGTACacgtgtgtttgagtgaatgagaATCAGCTGACATTGTCACAAGACtctttccctgtctctctctctctctctctctctctgacacacacatctCTGCAGTTAAACCCTGTGATTTCATTAGTGTttaataggtgtgtgtgtgtgaatagtgGGAGTCGGATTGTGTGTTTACTTGGCAGTGTGACTGTGTATAaatattactgtgtgtgtgtgaacagtagAATGCTGTATGTTTGGGTGTGTAACATGGTAaagtttatgtgagtgtgtgtgtgtgagagagagagagtgagtatgtGGTGGTTTCAGAAAGGATTGTCGGTTCTCCCGGTTGTTCTAATTTCCTGGTCGTGTGGAACCCTGGTTCTGACCTTCACCATCTCGGTTCTGCTGGGACACACCGACCCGCTGCTGCCCTAcatcaggtacacacacacacacacacagatagatagagaatGTAGAACCTACTTTAACTCATACGTGGGGTATGTAGCTGATGTCAAAACCTTTAGATGATTTTCTGTAATAAGAGTGACCTTTTCCAAACTAACGACAgagaacactgtgtgtgtgtgtgtgtgttacagtgacaCTGGGACGGCGGTTCCTGAGCGCTGTGTGTTTGGGTTCATGCTCTGCATCTCAGCGTTTCTCGGTAACTCTTTGTTGTTCTCTGACTTTACCTGCACCTCCATCACCACCACAGGCCGTGTGTACGTCCATATAAGGAGGTGTAGGGGTGACTGGATGACAGAGTGAATAAATGTAGAGACAGGCTTTTTTTaatgtactctgtgtgtgtgtgtgtgtgtgtgcgtgtgaatgctcaggtctgtgtgtggtgtatgtACGTTATAAACAGGTGCAGGCTCTGATCTCTGCAGCAGAGTTCAGTCTCCAGACCCTGAATTACATAGGATTCCTGCTCGGAGTTTTCAGCTCCATCGGCATGTGTGTCGTCGCCAACTTCCAGGTAaaggggttgtttctgataaagtggccagtgagtgtcagtagaaggggggtgtttctgataaagtggccagtgagtgtcagtagaaggggggtgtttctgataaagtggccagtgagtgtcagtagaggggggtgtttctgataaagtggccagtgagtgtcagtagaggggggtgtttctgataaagtggccagtgagagtcagtagagggggggggtgtttctgataaagtggccagtgagtgtcagtagaaggggggtgtttctgataaagtggccagtgagtgtcagtagaggggggtgtttctgataaagtggccagtgagtgtcagtagaggggggtgtttctgataaattggccagtgagtgtcagtagaggggggtgtttctgataaagtggccagtgagtgtcagtagaggggggtgtttctgataaattggtcagtgagtgtcagtagaagggggggggtgtttctgataaagtggccagtgagtgtcagtagaaggggggggggtgtttctgataaagtggccagtgagtgtcagtagaggggggtgtttctgataaagtggccagtgagtgtcagtagaggggggtgtttctgataaagtggccagtgagtgtcagtagaggggggtgtttctgataaagtggccagtgaacgtcagtagaaggggggtgtttctgataaagtggccagtgagtgtcagtagaggggggtgtttctgataaagtggccagtgagtgtcagtagaggggggtgtttctgataaattggccagtgagtgtcagtagaggggggtgtttctgataaagtggccagtgagtgtcagtagaggggggtgtttctgataaagtggccagtgagtgtcagtagaggggggtgtttctgataaagtggccagtgagtgtcagtagaaggggggtgtttctgataaagtggccagtgagtgtcagtagaaggggggggggtgtttctgataaagtggccagtgagtgtcagtagaaggggggtgtttctgataaagtggccagtgagtgtcagtagaggggggtgtttctgataaagtggccagtgagtgtcagtagaaggggggtgtttctgataaagtggccagtgagtgtcagtagaaggggggtgtttctgataaagtggccagtgagtgtcagtagaaggggggtgtttctgataaagtggccagtgagtgtcagtagaaggggggtgtttctgataaagtggccagtgagtgtcagtagaggggggtgtttctgataaagtggccagtgagtgtcagtagaggggggtgtttctgataaagtggccagtgagagttagtagagggggggggtgtttctgataaagtggccagtgagtgtcagtagaaggggggtgtttctgataaagtggccagtgagtgtcagtagaggggggtgtttctgataaagtggccagtgagtgtcagtagaggggggtgtttctgataaattggccagtgagtgtcagtagaggggggtgtttctgataaagtggccagtgagtgtcagtagaggggggtgtttctgataaagtggccagtgagagtcagtagagggggggggtgtttctgataaagtggccagtgagtgtcagtagaaggggggtgtttctgataaagtggccagtgagtgtcagtagaggggggtgtttctgataaagtggccagtgagtgtcagtagaggggggtgtttctgataaattggccagtgagtgtcagtagaggggggtgtttctgataaagtggccagtgagtgtcagtagaggggggtgtttctgataaattggtcagtgagtgtcagtagaaggggggggggtgtttctgataaagtggccagtgagtgtcagtagaaggggggggggtgtttctgataaagtggccagtgagtgtcagtagaggggggtgtttctgataaagtggccagtgagtgtcagtagaggggggtgtttctgataaagtggccagtgagtgtcagtagaggggggtgtttctgataaagtggccagtgaacgtcagtagaaggggggtgtttctgataaagtggccagtgagtgtcagtagaggggggtgtttctgataaagtggccagtgagtgtcagtagaggggggtgtttctgataaattggccagtgagtgtcagtagaggggggtgtttctgataaagtggccagtgagtgtcagtagaggggggtgtttctgataaagtggccagtgagtgtcagtagaggggggtgtttctgataaagtggccagtgagtgtcagtagaaggggggtgtttctgataaagtggccagtgagtgtcagtagaaggggggggggtgtttctgataaagtggccagtgagtgtcagtagaaggggggtgtttctgataaagtggccagtgagtgtcagtagaggggggtgtttctgataaagtggccagtgagtgtcagtagaaggggggtgtttctgataaagtggccagtgagtgtcagtagaaggggggtgtttctgataaagtggccagtgagtgtcagtagaaggggggtgtttctgataaagtggccagtgagtgtcagtagaaggggggtgtttctgataaagtggccagtgagtgtcagtagaggggggtgtttctgataaagtggccagtgagtgtcagtagaggggggtgtttctgataaagtggccagtgagagtcagtagagggggggggtgtttctgataaagtggccagtgagtgtcagtagaaggggggtgtttctgataaagtggccagtgagtgtcagtagaggggggtgtttctgataaagtggccagtgagtgtcagtagaggggggtgtttctgataaagtggccagtgagtgtcagtagaggggggtgtttctgataaagtggccagtgagtgtcagtagaggggggtgtttctgataaattggccagtgagtgtcagtagaggggggtgtttctgataaagtggccagtgagtgtcagtagaggggggtgtttctgataaattggccagtgagtgtcagtagaagggggggggtgtttctgataaagtggccagtgagtgtcagtagaaggggggggggtgtttctgataaagtggccagtgagtgtcagtagaaggggggtgtttctgataaagtggccagtgagtgtcagtagaaggggggtgtttctgataaagtggccagtgagtgtcagtagaggggggtgtttctgataaattggccagtgagtgtcagtagaggggggtgtttctgataaagtggccagtgagtgtcagtagaggggggtgtttctgataaattggccagtgagtgtcagtagaagggggggggtgtttctgataaagtggccagtgagtgtcagtagaaggggggggggtgtttctgataaagtggccagtgagtgtcagtagaggggggtgtttctgataaagtggccagtgagtgtcagtagaggggggtgtttctgataaagtggccagtgagtgtcagtagaggggggtgtttctgataaagtggccagtgaacgtcagtagaaggggggtgtttctgataaagtggccagtgagtgtcagtagaggggggtgtttctgataaagtggccagtgagtgtcagtagaggggggtgtttctgataaattggccagtgagtgtcagtagaggggggtgtttctgataaagtggccagtgagtgtcagtagaggggggtgtttctgataaagtggccagtgagtgtcagtagaggggggtgtttctgataaagtggccagtgagtgtcagtagaaggggggtgtttctgataaagtggccagtgagtgtcagtagaggggggtgtttctgataaagtggccagtgagtgtcagtagaggggggtgtttctgataaagtggccagtgagtgtcagtagaggggggtgtttctgacaaagtggccagtgagagtcagtagaggggggggggggggggtttctgataaagtggccagtgagtgtcaatagaaggggggtgtttctgataaagtggccagtgactgtcagtagaggggggtgtttctgatagaggggggtgtttctgataaagtggccagtgactgtcagtagaggggggtgtttctgataaagtggccagtgactgtcagtagaggggggtgtttctgataaagtggccagtgagtgtcagtagaggggggtgtttctgacaaagtggccagtgagtgtcagtagaggggggtgtttctgacaaagtggccagtgagagtcagtagaggggggggggggggtgtttctgataaagtggccagtgagtgtcaatagaaggggggtgtttctgataaagtggccagtgagtgtcagtagaggggggtgtttctgatagaggggggtgtttctgataaagtggccagtgactgtcagtagaggggggtgtttctgataaagtggccagtgactgtcagtagaggggggtgtttctgataaagtggccagtgactgtcagtagaggggggtgtttctgataaagtggccagtgagtgtcagtagaggggggtgtttctgacaaagtggccagtgagagtcagtagagggggggggggggggtgtttctgataaagtggccagtgagtgtcaatagaaggggggtgtttctgataaagtggccagtgagtgtcagtagaggggggtgtttctgatagaggggggtgtttctgataaagtggccagtgactgtcagtagaggggggtgtttctgataaagtggccagtgactgtcagtagaggggggtgtttctgataaagtggccagtgactgtcagtagaggggggtgtttctgataaagtggtctgTTTTGTTCCTGTTGTGGTAGAAGACTGATATGATGTCGATGCACCTGTTCGGGGCGGGAATGACCTTTGGCCCTGGAGCGCTGTACATCCTGGTACAAACGGGTGTGTCTTATCGGATGCAGCCTCGTTTCCATGGCAGCAGTATCCTGTGGACCCGGACAGCTGTGGCGGTGTGGTGCCTCCTCAGCATCATCACCTGTATCCTCACACTTCCTCTAAAGCAAACAGCAgtaaatggaaccagacgtcctcctctaaaagcccctcacagaaagtgagaacAGTAGACAGTGGGGTTTAAACCCAGTCCTGGTGGAGAGGGACATGCAGGACACTGTGGGGGACACGCACTGATTGAAAAAAaggagacgtctggttccattcacctccactggaGAGAAACCTTTGTGCGCAATAAAAACGACCCCATACATGTTCAGTAATAGAACATGGGAACTGTGTtccttctgtttctgtttgtccTTAACTGTGTTTGTCCCAGTGTTTGTGTCCTCCATGCTGCTGTATGAGGACCTGCCCGGAGTGGAAGTGGCCACCAAGCTTCACTGGAGCCCTGGAGAGAGGGTGAGGTCACATTTGTAGGTCCAGCAAACACCCGGAGTGTGCTTTCAGTTGTACTGTAATTGTGACTGGTAAATGCAGACTATTAAATCTCACCATGCTCTACCAGGTGGCGCTGGTGCTCCCTGTCCCCAGAGACAGGGAAATAAACAAGAATTGCCCATTGTTTACAGAAATAACACAAGATTCTgatgctgtttgtgtgtttagggGTACCTGGCTCACCTGGTGAGTGCAGGGTCAGAGTGGTCACTGGGGTTTTCCTTCATCTGTTTCTTCTTCACCTTCATCCGTGACTTCCAGGTGAGATTTAAAAAGATGCCCCTCCTCTGCAATCCGTGACTGagttacgcccgtataaggagtgtgcgcactcggagttacgaccgtataaggagtgtgtgtgctcggagtgacggccgtataaggagtgtgtgtgctcggagttacgaccgtataaggagtgtgtgtgctcggagttatgaccgtataaggagtgtgtgtgctcggagttacgaccgtataaggagtgtgtgtgctcggagttatgaccgtataaggagtgtgtgtgctcggagttacgaccgtataaggagtgtgtgtgctcggagttacgaccgtataaggagtgtgtgtgctct
This window contains:
- the LOC136666595 gene encoding DNA damage-regulated autophagy modulator protein 2 codes for the protein MWWFQKGLSVLPVVLISWSCGTLVLTFTISVLLGHTDPLLPYISDTGTAVPERCVFGFMLCISAFLGLCVVYVRYKQVQALISAAEFSLQTLNYIGFLLGVFSSIGMCVVANFQKTDMMSMHLFGAGMTFGPGALYILVQTGVSYRMQPRFHGSSILWTRTAVAVWCLLSIITLFVSSMLLYEDLPGVEVATKLHWSPGERGYLAHLVSAGSEWSLGFSFICFFFTFIRDFQKISLRVQPILQSSHLYSYPLYEEREHTPHGEHSPLLAGTI